Within the Candidatus Omnitrophota bacterium genome, the region ATTTCGAATTTCTTCAATTGATAAGCGCTTTGCATAGCCAGAATAACGCCGATGAGGAAGCTGATGAGCAGAAGAATCGGCAGAGAGCGGACGCCCGCTTCCAGCATCATCGCTGACGTCGCCTGGCGACGGAATACCTTGCGCTGGCGCCAGGGAGCGATGACGGCGTAGTAAGCGGCGGAGGCGAAAAGAGTCCACAGGCGGGCGATATAGGCTAGAGCGCCGCCCGTCCGCTGCAAAGAAGAAGCGATGATTCCATGATTTTCCGGCGGCATGCTCCAGCGGCCTTTATCCTTCGCACTAATCCTCGCTTGATAGAGAGGGCGTATGGTTTACGCGGGTTGGAATATGTTAATCGAATGCTCCCAAAGAAGCAAATCATACTTCACCGTAATCGCCGAAATTGTCAGCCCGCAGGAAATCGAAATGACGTGCGCCACTTGGTTAAAAATACGTATCGAATAAACCGATTTCGCTATAGAGATGCCCCTTGAGTTTCATGGCTTTCCAGACGTCGCCATTGGAAACGACGCCATTGGTGGGATTGTAGGGCATGGCTTTGCGGTTGGTGTACCAGTCCCCATAATCGCCATCGGCGCCGGCGGCGAACATCAGCCAATGACTGCCGATCGTATTGGAGCAATCGCGATCCTCGTAACCGTAGAAAAGACCATTGGCGAAGGGATCGAGCGGGATGGAACTGATATAGGAAATCGGCGTAGTCAATTGTTCCCAGATGCGTCCGTTCCAATGATTGTCTCCCAATCCGTTGGTCTTGACTCCCGCCTGCAGGGGCGTCTTGCCCCAAAAACTAAAACCTCCACGCAAAGAGCATTTATCCTCCGGCCCCTGCCCGGCGTCGTTGCCGTCAATGAGCCAAAGGCCGACGTCCATGTGGCGGATGTTCACCTGGTCGTAGAGCATTTTCATATCGGCGAAGGTTCTCGCCGCCTTGGCGCGAACTTGGGCGTTGAGAAAGTTCGGCACGGCGATTGCGGCTAAAATGCCGATAATGGCGACAACGATGAGAAGCTCGATTAATGTGAAACCTTCCCTTTTCCAATAGAACTTTAACATGATTCTTTTCCCCTTTATATAAGAATATAAGACATGGAATCCGATGGAATACTACAATATT harbors:
- a CDS encoding prepilin-type N-terminal cleavage/methylation domain-containing protein, whose protein sequence is MLKFYWKREGFTLIELLIVVAIIGILAAIAVPNFLNAQVRAKAARTFADMKMLYDQVNIRHMDVGLWLIDGNDAGQGPEDKCSLRGGFSFWGKTPLQAGVKTNGLGDNHWNGRIWEQLTTPISYISSIPLDPFANGLFYGYEDRDCSNTIGSHWLMFAAGADGDYGDWYTNRKAMPYNPTNGVVSNGDVWKAMKLKGHLYSEIGLFDTYF